Within the Paenarthrobacter nicotinovorans genome, the region CGAAAGACTTCCTAGCGCCTGCCCGGTAAACGGATTACTACGGAAGCCATGCCGGGGGTCTGTCGAGAGGGTGACTGGGATAGCTAGCCGGGTTCCCTCGGCAATCTCCTGTAGAGTATTGTGCCATTCCGCAACGGAGAGACTGTCGTCGCCGGCGAGTACATTGAAGTGGGTGATGCCGATGTTGCCAACGTAAAGTTCCGCAGCAGCGAGTAGGCCACCATCACCTGGCGTGGTTGATGGGTGAAACATCAGGGCCGCTTTTTCAGCGACTGTCATGCGGCTGAGCAGGTCTTCTGCCCGGCGTTCTACGGGCAGGGATGGGTCACGATAATCATTCACAATGGCTCCGATCAGCGGGTCGAGCGTATGAAGAAGAGGGGCACGATGCCGAGCAACGTCAGAGCAGCGCCCACGGAGAGTAGTAAGGGGTAGTTTGGAGCTCCCCCGCCGACACGTAGCAGCAGCGGCGCGATAAAGGGCATGACCGAGAAGGGCAACGTGAAGGCGATGTTGGTGACACCGAGGTCACGCGCCGCTGTGTTGGGGTCATTCATGGTGGCTACGGCCAGACCGATGTAGCCGCCATAGAGCATTCCGCCGGCGATGCCGCTCACGATGCAAACACCGATTAGGAAAGGCACGATGCCTTCCGCGAACGCGATTTGGATGGTCCCGGCTGCCATAAGCACAGCCGTCGCCGCCAGGACCAACTTCCGGCGGCCCGTGCGGTCATTGAGCCAGCCTGCTATCGGCGCGAAGATCACCGCGAGGATGCCAGGGATGACGTAGGCCAGGGTGATGACACTCGGCAGTTCCTCTTCCGGCACTGCAATCCGGTCTTGCAGGAGATAGACAGTGTACGTCGAAACAACGCCCCAGGCGCACGTAACGAGGAACATTGCTACGAGAAAGGCGCTGAAGTCAGGGGACTTCCGCGGATTCACGTAGAAGCTTCCCAGAAACTCGCGGAAGCCGAAAGGACTGATGTCCCCCCTTGCTGGCTTGTCGTCGCGCAACAGTACGAGCAGCAGCCCGCAGAACACCACTGCGACCGCAACCGGCAAACCGAACTGGGCCAGCACATTTGACGGGAACCACTGCACGAAAAAGACGCCGACGAGTATTGCCGCAGAAGCGGCCATACCCGAAAGCGCTCCAACAAAACCCTGCTGTTTCTCGGGAATGCGGTCAGCGACGATGGCCAGGGAGGCAGCAATGGCGGCGTTTACGAACGCCTGCATCATGATCCATCCGAGCAGCAGCAGCGGCATTGAGTTGCTGAATCCGATGACAGCGGCCCCGGCAATGGTGCCGCTGAGCCCCACAACTATCCAGGGTCGTCTACGGCCAAACCTGCTTCGGGTCCGGTCGCTGAGTCGTCCGAAAAGGGGGTTTGCGAGCAAAGCGGTCAACGTGCCAATGCCGGCAGCCATCGAATAGCTCGTCGCTTTGCCTTCAGGGTCGAGCTCGTCGATACGCAACGCGAGGGTGACGGAGGCGGGCAAGTTAATCGACATCCAGATGCCGAACAGCGCGAGTACGTAGATTGCTATGAAGATGGGGCTGACGCGCTGCGGTGCGCTCGTAGCAGCCCCCGTTTCGGTAGCGCTAACTGGTACTGACATGAATAATCCTCAACATTGAGAGTAGTAGCTTGATCGGAAACGATACCGGAAACGTTACCGGAAACGCTCCCGATATACTAGAAAGGGTCGTTCGCAGCGATCCTTGCACCATAGGTTTTAAGATCGGGAGTACATGCCTCGTAAAGTCACATTGGCTGACGTCTCACGTGCGGCAGAGGTCGGGGTAGCCACCGTGTCCAGGGCCCTCGGGGACCATCCGGATGTCAGCGAGGCGACACGCCAGCGCGTACGGGCAGTGGCGCGGAGTCTTGGTTATCGTCCTTCCGCCACAGCGCGCGCGCTCCGCACCGGCGAGTACCGGGCGATAAGTGTCATCGTGCCCGATGCAGGGTGGGGATGGTGGGAGCCGGTCGTTCGTGCTGCATTCAAAGCCGCCGCCGAAGTGGGCTACTACCTCATGGCCCATCCCGTCGCCGGCACTAAAGGTGGAGCCGCCGCGATTGTCGAGGCACTTGCCAACGTACCCACCGACGGCGTAATCGTAATCGGGGTGCCGGATCAAGATGGCGTGCGCGAAGCATGTGACCGCATCGCACTACCTGCTATCGCAATTGATGATACAAGTCGCACTGTCCGGTTTCCGACGATTTCCGCACAGAACCGGGAGGGTGCCCGACTTGCGGTCGAGCATCTGATTTCTCTTGGCAGACGGTCGATCGCGTTGCTGCGACCAAACATCGGAGTGGAGACGGACAACTGGGGTGACGGGCTGTTCATTGACCACCGCACTCTGGGTTACCGGGACGCCCTGGATTCGGCCGGAATTGCCTTCGACGAATCGCTGATTATCGACTGCACTGATCCCTTCAACGAAACACGAAAGCACTGGAGGGAACTGGAAGCCGAACTTTCGACAGGCGTCAGAATCGACGCCATGTTCTGCGCTGCAGACACTATGGCGGCTGCCGCCCTACGGACCCTTCGTGCCCACGGGTTGAAAGTGCCAGAAGACGTATCGATCGTAGGTTTTGACGATGAGCGCGCCGCCATCCTGGTCGATCCGCAATTAACCACAATCCGGCAGCCCTACGAAGAGATGGGTTGCTACGCGGTTGAGTTACTACTGCGTAAAATTCAAGGCGAACACGTCGATATCCGCCGCTACGAGTTCGTCACGGAACTCGTCCGACGATCATCAACTGACGAGCCCGAGAGATTAGCAAAACCTGAGGCACAACGTAATGACCCGAAACCCGTCGGGGTTCAGCAGGCATAGCCGGAGGGTATGACTGAGTGCCTCGCGGCGGTAGACGTCGGTCGTCGTGACACGTCGGAGTGCGCAGGGTGTTGCGGCAGGCTTTTAGCTTCTTTAGGACAAGCGCGAACTCAGATATATTGCAGTCTCGGTACGCGCAAAGTGGCTTATGGTTAGCCCCCTGTCGACTCTTGGAACCCAAACGATCGCAGGCACGTCGAAATCCTGTTTCTGAACCGATTCCCGCCCGACAATGGGTTGGCCCGATTTGAGGGAAAAATACGGCTGGGGTCTTGGTTGGCCAAAACTAGTTGCTGGCCTGGGCGCCCTCTATGACGTCGTACAGTGCGGTCTGATGGTCTATATGCTGTAGTTCGTCAAGCCTTCTCCGCGACGTGAGAAAGGCAGGATCCTCATGCCAAGCCTCCCAGTCCTGTCGGCTTTTCCAAGTCCCGATGATGACACGAGTGTTAGGTGCGTCAGAGGGGGCGAGCAACTGACCGGAGATCCACCCCGCCCTATCGCGGGCTGATCTGAAGCGCTCGCGGATTAGTTGGTCCCACTCCTTCTCTGAGTTCGATTCAAGCTGCATAGTGCTAACGACGGTTATCATGCGACCTCCTTATAAGGATCTACCTCTACCACGAACGGTTAGTAGGTTCTTAAGGTTAGTTGCGGGCTTGTAAACGAAACAAGAGTGGCGCAGAAGGGAGTCGGTTTCGTAAGACCCGCGAAGGGATTCGGAATTTTCCCTTTTGCTGCGCCACAACCTTGGTCATCCACCAGTCATAAAAATGCGTCTACCGAGGGGACCCGCTCGACTTTGGAGCAGGTCCCCTCGATCATTGCCGAAAGAGCGGGTGCCTTACCGAAGTTTCTTACCGCTGTGCCGGCACTCGTTTCTTCTCTTTGGAACGGATAGATACTACTAAAGCGATGAGAAAGACCACGAATGTGCCGATCATGACGTACGGCAGTGCGTTCAGAGGTGCAGGACCGGGATTTATTATGCCGTTGAGGTATAGCCACAAAACAGTTGCTGAGGCTAATGCTGCTCCGACGTTGACGATGAAAGATCTGCTGCCCTTGGTCCGGTTCAGTAGAATGGCGCCGCCAATACAAATGAGGAAGTAAGGGATCACCCAGAAATAGACCAGCAATGTCGCGATGTAGCCGTTGATTTCCAATGGGCTCGCTGGAGTAAGCCAAAGCAGCAGGGCTGGTCCGATCAATGAGGGAACCCCGATGAAAGCGATGGCAGCGCCGGGGCTTTTGTGTAGCTTGTTGACCTTGACTAGTGAAGATGGCAGGAGTCCATCGGATGCGGCGCTGGCAACTACACGGGATCCGTAGTTGAAGAATCCGATAAGGCTGGCGAAGATGGCTACTGCCAGAACGAGGTCGCTGACGTTGGACAGAAATCCAACGCCTGCCGCTTCTGCAAGTACTGCGTTGGGGGAGATGCCCAGGGCGAGTTTGTCGGCTGCACTAACAAGGGTCGGTACCTGAATCACCGTGCCGGCCAGATAGAAGAGACCTATGCCGACGGGAATGACTATGATCGCGCGGGGGATGTTGCGGTTGGGGTTTTTGGTTTCGGCGCCGAGCGCGGCGCTGCCCTCGAAGCCGATGAAGTATGCCGAACCGATCGCCAGGCCCTGGAGGAAACTGTTGAGCGTGAAGTCGTTGAGGCTGAACTGTCCCGCCAAGTCGACGTTTCCGCTGAACGCGGTGGCTATCGTGATGACCAGCATCACCGGCAAGGAGATGACAGTGAGAATAACGCTGGATCGGACTGAAAGGTCAATCCCCCGATATGCAATGGTCATAGCTACCAATGTTGCTAGCACGTAGATCAACAGTTGAATTCCTGGTCCCGCCGCGTTTGCGACCCCTACCGACACTAGGAAACTTCCAAAAAAGACCCCCACCCCCACGATGAGCGACATGATCGCGACAATGTAGCCCGGGATCATCGCGGCGGCGATGACGAGGGTGCTCCATGAACCGAACGCGTGGCGAATGTAGGAGTAAAGCGACCCGGTTCCAATGAAGCGTCGGGCGAACACGGTAATGAACAGGCCAATGAGGGT harbors:
- a CDS encoding MFS transporter, whose amino-acid sequence is MSVPVSATETGAATSAPQRVSPIFIAIYVLALFGIWMSINLPASVTLALRIDELDPEGKATSYSMAAGIGTLTALLANPLFGRLSDRTRSRFGRRRPWIVVGLSGTIAGAAVIGFSNSMPLLLLGWIMMQAFVNAAIAASLAIVADRIPEKQQGFVGALSGMAASAAILVGVFFVQWFPSNVLAQFGLPVAVAVVFCGLLLVLLRDDKPARGDISPFGFREFLGSFYVNPRKSPDFSAFLVAMFLVTCAWGVVSTYTVYLLQDRIAVPEEELPSVITLAYVIPGILAVIFAPIAGWLNDRTGRRKLVLAATAVLMAAGTIQIAFAEGIVPFLIGVCIVSGIAGGMLYGGYIGLAVATMNDPNTAARDLGVTNIAFTLPFSVMPFIAPLLLRVGGGAPNYPLLLSVGAALTLLGIVPLFFIRSTR
- a CDS encoding LacI family DNA-binding transcriptional regulator gives rise to the protein MPRKVTLADVSRAAEVGVATVSRALGDHPDVSEATRQRVRAVARSLGYRPSATARALRTGEYRAISVIVPDAGWGWWEPVVRAAFKAAAEVGYYLMAHPVAGTKGGAAAIVEALANVPTDGVIVIGVPDQDGVREACDRIALPAIAIDDTSRTVRFPTISAQNREGARLAVEHLISLGRRSIALLRPNIGVETDNWGDGLFIDHRTLGYRDALDSAGIAFDESLIIDCTDPFNETRKHWRELEAELSTGVRIDAMFCAADTMAAAALRTLRAHGLKVPEDVSIVGFDDERAAILVDPQLTTIRQPYEEMGCYAVELLLRKIQGEHVDIRRYEFVTELVRRSSTDEPERLAKPEAQRNDPKPVGVQQA
- a CDS encoding antibiotic biosynthesis monooxygenase family protein; its protein translation is MITVVSTMQLESNSEKEWDQLIRERFRSARDRAGWISGQLLAPSDAPNTRVIIGTWKSRQDWEAWHEDPAFLTSRRRLDELQHIDHQTALYDVIEGAQASN
- a CDS encoding APC family permease, encoding MAKRLLELFERRIALQVSSSESQREAVGPQTGRTGGDIANPGLQLGHLTGRQVMGLSIASFVPAVGLAQVPAYLAAYSGRSSWLAMAASVVAFTLIGLFITVFARRFIGTGSLYSYIRHAFGSWSTLVIAAAMIPGYIVAIMSLIVGVGVFFGSFLVSVGVANAAGPGIQLLIYVLATLVAMTIAYRGIDLSVRSSVILTVISLPVMLVITIATAFSGNVDLAGQFSLNDFTLNSFLQGLAIGSAYFIGFEGSAALGAETKNPNRNIPRAIIVIPVGIGLFYLAGTVIQVPTLVSAADKLALGISPNAVLAEAAGVGFLSNVSDLVLAVAIFASLIGFFNYGSRVVASAASDGLLPSSLVKVNKLHKSPGAAIAFIGVPSLIGPALLLWLTPASPLEINGYIATLLVYFWVIPYFLICIGGAILLNRTKGSRSFIVNVGAALASATVLWLYLNGIINPGPAPLNALPYVMIGTFVVFLIALVVSIRSKEKKRVPAQR